The genomic DNA GCGAAACAATTGGCGGGAACTGATTCCCCAAGCGGCTGAAACCTTAGAAGGTGTGGGCCTACTCAACCATCAGTTTGTGGCTTCCTACCTCAAAGACGCTCGCAGCCAAGTCAAAATCTTTGATTTAAATGGTAGTTTCGTGCGGGAAGTTGTTTTGCCCGGAATTGGTTCGGCAGGTGGCTTTGGCGGGCGACGAGAGGATACAGAAACGTTTTATAGCTTCACGAGTTTCACCACTCCGCCGACCATCTATCGCTACGACATGGTAAGTGGTGAGAGCAGCCTTTTTCGGCAGCCAACTGTCGCCTTTAACCCTGACGAATACGAAACCAAACAGGTTTTTTACGCCAGTAAAGATGGGACTCAGGTGCCCATGTTTATTACTTACAAAAAAGGCTTGCAGCTAAACGGCAATAACCCCACTTACCTCTATGGCTATGGTGGCTTTAATGTTTCGCTGACGCCTAGCTTCTCGGTCAGCAACTTGGTGTGGATGGAACTCGGCGGTGTGTATGCCATGCCAAATCTACGGGGAGGCGGTGAGTATGGGGAGGAGTGGCACCAAGCGGGGACAAAGCTCAACAAACAAAATGTATTTGACGATTTTATTGCCGCAGCCGAGTGGTTGATTGCTAACCAATACACCTCTGCGAGCAAGTTAGCGATCGGGGGCGGCAGTAATGGTGGTTTGCTGGTGGGGGCTTGCATGACCCAGCGTCCAGATTTATTTACCGCAGCGTTACCCGCAGTCGGCGTGATGGATATGCTGCGGTTTCACAAGTTCACCATTGGCTGGGCTTGGACTTCGGATTATGGGTCTCCTGAAGAGCCAGAGGAGTTTAAGGCGCTCTCTGCCTACTCACCCTTACACAACCTCAAGCCAAAAACTGCTTATCCTGCCACTCTGATTACTACGGCGGACCATGACGATCGCGTGGTGCCTGCCCATAGCTTTAAGTTTGCCGCAGCCCTGCAAGCCGCTCATACAGGCGTAGCTCCCGTATTAATTCGGATTGAAACTAAAGCAGGCCACGGAGCAGGCAAACCGACTGCCAAAGTGATCGAGGAAGTCAGCGATCGCTGGGCCTTCTTAGTGCAAACCCTCCACATCTCGACTCCTGCTGAAGCTTAAAATCTCATCTTAAGGAAGAGTGACAAGCTCTCTCTAACGTGCGATCGCGGTTCTTCCCATTTACAGAACTCACTCAATAGACACTCTCGTTAACATGTTTACAAAAGTTAAATATTTTAATGAGAGTGCCTTTATCATGCCTAATTTACTCGCAGCGACTCAAGATTATTGGCGTAAGTTAAATGAGCTAGAAGCTGCTTACCAACGGGGAGAGGTATCGCTGCCAGAAGTCGATGCCAGAGTTGCAGAGCTAATGAGTGAGCTAGGGCAAGAGCGTCGAGCTGCGATCGACTTCACGGTTGCTAGTATTGGCCATTTATGGAATCAGCAGAGGGAG from Trichocoleus desertorum ATA4-8-CV12 includes the following:
- a CDS encoding prolyl oligopeptidase family serine peptidase; translation: MSYSDESFVYPSSPQGTQVDSYHGVEVPDPYRWLEDPDSDETQAWVAAQNQVTFQFLKQIAIRERLQQRLTQLWDYEKYGIPFRGGDAQKYGVPERYFYFKNDGLQNQSVLYTLTSLEAEPRVLLDPNKLSEDGTVALSGLVISEDARLMAYGLSTSGSDWQTWQVREIETGQDLSDRLEWIKFSGAAWIHDSQGFFYSRYDEPNAASKLEEINYFQKLYYHRLGTPQAEDVLIYQRSDQPEWGFNGGVTEDGRYLIISVWRGTDPKNLVFYKDLADPNAAVVELISEFEASYSFVDNEGSTFWFQTDLEAPRGRVIAIDINAPERNNWRELIPQAAETLEGVGLLNHQFVASYLKDARSQVKIFDLNGSFVREVVLPGIGSAGGFGGRREDTETFYSFTSFTTPPTIYRYDMVSGESSLFRQPTVAFNPDEYETKQVFYASKDGTQVPMFITYKKGLQLNGNNPTYLYGYGGFNVSLTPSFSVSNLVWMELGGVYAMPNLRGGGEYGEEWHQAGTKLNKQNVFDDFIAAAEWLIANQYTSASKLAIGGGSNGGLLVGACMTQRPDLFTAALPAVGVMDMLRFHKFTIGWAWTSDYGSPEEPEEFKALSAYSPLHNLKPKTAYPATLITTADHDDRVVPAHSFKFAAALQAAHTGVAPVLIRIETKAGHGAGKPTAKVIEEVSDRWAFLVQTLHISTPAEA